The SAR324 cluster bacterium genome segment CATCTACTGGATTCAAACCGAAGTATTGTTGGAGAGTGAACCAAACTCCATCGCTGTCTGATGCATTCCAAACTTAACTTAACTTTCGGTTATCACCGAGGTCAAACTCGACTGACAGATGTTCAGGCTGATAGTGTTTTCAAAGTGACCAGACCCGTATCACTTACTGACGGTTCAGGGTTACAGTTAATTTTGATGAGTCCTGCTCCTGGCATCTTTGGTGGAGACTTGTGGGAGATCAATATTCATGCGGAACCTGGCACACAAGTTCATCTGACGACGCAGGGAGCGTTACGAATTCACCCCTCACAGAGAGGCGACATTGCCCAGCAAAAGTTACGTTATACTTTGCAAGCTGAATCCAATCTCACGATTTATAGTGATCCGGTAATTCCTTTTGCTGAGTCTCAATTCAACCAGCAGACTGTACTGGAGGTAGAAGCAGGGGCTCAGCTTGGCTTCTGGGAAGCCTACATGGCAGGTCGTCTGGCTCACGGGGAGGCCTGGTGTTTTCAACTCCTGCAGAGTGAAACAAAGTTATTCGCTGGCAGCGAGTTGCACTATCTGGATCGCTCCCTACTCTGTCCAACTGAACAAGGTTTTAGCAATCCATTCCAGCTAGGTAACTATCCGATCTGGGCGAGTGCTCTGGCATTTGTGCCCGATAACTATTTCGTTCCAACCGAATGGCCTAAAAACTGCGAAGTTGCTGTTGACCAACTAGCACCAAACTTACACCTCCTGCGTTGTCTTGCGGCAGATGGTCAGGTGCTAAGGCAGATTCAGCATCTCTGGTTAAAATCATTACCACAAAGTATTTCTCAAGCAATGAGCGCCTCAGCTTAATTTTTCAGTTCTCAGGACGAATCTGTCTCAGCGCTTGCAAAAGATCTTCACGTGTAATTGGGTTCATTCGTTTGAGCTCTCCATGCACCGCTCTTTGAACTGCCAACAGCGCAGCTCGATTGCAAGCTGCCGACAGTTCTGCTCCACTCCAGCCTTCCGTTAGACCAGCCAAGTAAGTTGCATCAACCTCGGCACTGAGTGGTTTTTGCTTTAAGTGGATCTTCAAAATCTCTTCGCGCTCCATTGTGTCAGGTG includes the following:
- a CDS encoding urease accessory protein UreD, producing MHSKLNLTFGYHRGQTRLTDVQADSVFKVTRPVSLTDGSGLQLILMSPAPGIFGGDLWEINIHAEPGTQVHLTTQGALRIHPSQRGDIAQQKLRYTLQAESNLTIYSDPVIPFAESQFNQQTVLEVEAGAQLGFWEAYMAGRLAHGEAWCFQLLQSETKLFAGSELHYLDRSLLCPTEQGFSNPFQLGNYPIWASALAFVPDNYFVPTEWPKNCEVAVDQLAPNLHLLRCLAADGQVLRQIQHLWLKSLPQSISQAMSASA